The genomic region TAAACAAAATAGCAGCAATTCACTTTTCTATCATGTAAAAATTGTTGAAGAAATGATTTTGACATTTGAGTATATTACTAAGCTTCTAGACAAAGCGACAAACTACTTATGATAGCTTATGCTACACATGCATTTATATCACGAAgtatatgaatatatattagGTTGGAGTTTATTACTTCACACTGTGTGCAAACACACACCGCTCTAAATAACAGAAAATGTGATTTAAAGTCACCTTTCAAATATTTTGGGTAGTGTATTTACATACTGTGTACATCAGGCTTTTCCTATGTATTATTATATGAATATGTATTAGGATGGAGTCTATTACCGCACACTATGTGCAAAAACACACGtctaaaaataattgaaaattgtgACTTAAAGtcacatttcaattgttttggGTAGTGTATTTACACACCATGTGCAACATTTTTTTCCTATGTATTATTATATGGatgatattaatgttaattgacTTTACCTTGCATGTATAACTATATGTAATTAAGGTGAGAAGGACAGACTCTGTGATCATTATGACACATCAACCAGATTGGCTTCTTGATTGGTATGAGAACGATGATTCTAGAAAAGATGCTTCAGACAAGCAATCAAAAGGAAATAATGTCTCAGACCTTCtacataatattttaaaagaaaggtgTAGACTACGAATTGCTGGGGACATACATCACTATATGCGCCACTCAACTGTTAGTTCAAACGAGTCAAATTCTTCTCAgccaaataaaaagaatgaatcaGTTTATCCCTAACATCTCCTTGTAAATGGTTGTGGCGGAGCATTTACACATCCCACCTATGTCTTTCGTGATTTCAATGAATCTCATGGAGTTTCCTATAACTGCAAAAATGCTTATCCTTCTTATAAAATGTCAAGAAGGGTAAgtaataatgaaattttatttttagttgttcCATTTCCTTTTATTACCAACTTcacattttaaaacattttcttcTGCTTCTTGCTTAATAcaagttattgatttttaatttgcaGCTTGCATTAAGAAATATTTGGAATTTCagaaaggaaaattggcaatttGACTTTATTGGTggcattatatattttatattggtCTTTTCTATGTTCCCACAGGTgagcttttttattatttgttgatTATTCAAATTTATAGTAACTCTAGAAGTCTCACAAGAAAATGCATACATACACACAAACAGACACAagaaaatttaccaaaattgcTAACCTTTGAGTGCGAGAACGCTGCCGATGAGATGCGCTTGTCTCCGGTGGACTGGGTACGAGCTCGCCGGCGAAAGGAGAGATTTCTACCGCCGATCAAACGGGCTTGTCTCCAGTGGAGAGAGTGCGAGATCGCCGGCGATgaaatgggtttggggtttgtacGGCGGCGCCGACAATGAAATGGGTTTGGGAATGCGAGGTCCGGCGAtgaaatgggtttgggtttgtacGTTTTGGGTgtggagagtgagagtgagaaatGAGAGAGATGAGATTTGAAATACCGGTTTTAGTGAACtgtactcgagtttcatgtaCTCGAGTACTGTTAACAATACCCGAgtccatgaaactcgagtataaTGGGCGCGTATAAACCAAAAGTTTGTTGGCAATCCAGATTGGTACTCGAGCTTCAAAAACTCGGGTACTGTTCACAGTACTCGAGCACATGAAGCTCGAGTATCACTCGGGCATATCCCATCATCAATTCCAGTGTcaatccagattggtacccGAGTTCCCTAAACTCGGGTACCAGATCatacagtactcgagttcaaCAGACTCGAGTACTAggtgacatttttttaaatccaaaacgCCACGCTGGCATGTCACGGTGGAAGTGTAAAatccagtactcgagttcaccaAACTCGAATACTGAAAAAAGTGATATATCCCCAATTAattccgaaacagtgttttctgcctaaatttttttaaaaatgatggtattgggccgatttggccCACTACCACCACTTCCATTACACGGTTTCACACCTATACACAGTACGTAACATAAGTTTACACTACATTTACCCTCTCAATTTTCATAATCTCTGTacataaaactctctctctcttaaaagtcTCTGCAACCCCAAGAAAAAACCCAAGCTTCCAAAAATGTCAGCACCAACTATCCCCGACTTCCTACTCTTCCTCCTTCTCCACCTCTGTCTCTTCCACACCAAAAGTCTCCAAGTCCAAGCCCTCACTTCACCCACAGATATCTCAGCCCTCAAATCCTTCAAAGCCTCAATCAAACCCTCCTCTATTCCACCTTGGTCTTGCTTAGCCTCTTGGAACTTCACCACCGACCCATGTACCGTCCCTCACCGCACCTCCTTCACTTGCGGCCTCACCTGCAACCCTGACTCGACCCGAGTGACCCACCTCGTTCTCGACCCAGCAGGTTACTCAGGTACACTCACCCCACTCATTTCTCAACTCTCCCAACTCACTTACCTTGACCTCTCTGATAACTCTTTCTTTGGCCCTATACCTTCTTCCATTTCCTCTCTTTCAAACCTCCAAACCCTTAGTCTCCGATCCAACTCATTCTCTGGCTCAGTCCCTGAATCCATTACCAACCTTAAATCTCTTGACTCGTTGGACCTTTCTCACAATTCTCTAACTGGGTTTCTTCCAAATTCAATCAACTCGCTCTCAAACTTGAGAAGACTCGATCTGAGTTACAACAAACTCACTGGGTCACTCCCTAAACTCCCACCAAACTTGCGTGAACTCGCTCTAAAGCACAGTTCTTTATCTGGGTATCTCTCAAACTCGTCTTTTGACGGGTTGACTCAGTTGGAAGTGGTGGAACTCAGTGAAAACTCTTTCACGGGGCCACTACAACCTTGGTTTTTTCTCTTGCCGTCACTTCAACAAGTTGACTTAGCCAATAACAGCTTGACACGTGTCGAGGTTTGGAAGCCCGCCGGTGGCAACAGCAACCTCGTGGCCGTTGATTTGGGATTCAACGGCATTGATGGGTACTTGCCTGTGAATTTCGCTAGTTATCCTCTGTTAGCGTCTCTAACACTTCGTTACAACCGAATACGTGGCACAATCCCATTGGAGTACAGCAAGAACAAGTTTTTAAGGAGATTGTATTTGGACGGAAATTTCTTAATCGGAAAGCCTCCGGCAGAGTTCTTTGCCGGCGGCACGTCAGTTTTCGGTAGCTTGGGGTACAATTGTCTACAGGGCTGCCCTGCTTCTTCACAACTGTGTGTGCCTTCTCAGAAACCCAATGCTATGTGCAAACATGCCTATGGTCATGGTGATGAAAAACCAAGGTCCTAAACGGTCGGATAATTGTCagtcatatttttatttttatttttgttccttCTTAGAGAATGAATAAGAAAATGTATCAATTTGAAATGCTTAACATAGAAGCAAGCTGTACCAAAAAATTGTATAAGATAAATATTGGTATAGGCAGGTACACATATTATTAAAATCATAGGGATGctcccataaaaataaataaataaaaaatcgtAGGGATGCTTGTATATAGAATATAGTcgttttttacatatattttctgATCAAGTTTGTATCTTTGGTTAGCTTTACTTTACCTCTAGCCCCTTTGATTTGTAATTCATGAAtgggtaaaaaaaaaggggggcgGG from Castanea sativa cultivar Marrone di Chiusa Pesio chromosome 11, ASM4071231v1 harbors:
- the LOC142615289 gene encoding uncharacterized protein LOC142615289, which produces MSAPTIPDFLLFLLLHLCLFHTKSLQVQALTSPTDISALKSFKASIKPSSIPPWSCLASWNFTTDPCTVPHRTSFTCGLTCNPDSTRVTHLVLDPAGYSGTLTPLISQLSQLTYLDLSDNSFFGPIPSSISSLSNLQTLSLRSNSFSGSVPESITNLKSLDSLDLSHNSLTGFLPNSINSLSNLRRLDLSYNKLTGSLPKLPPNLRELALKHSSLSGYLSNSSFDGLTQLEVVELSENSFTGPLQPWFFLLPSLQQVDLANNSLTRVEVWKPAGGNSNLVAVDLGFNGIDGYLPVNFASYPLLASLTLRYNRIRGTIPLEYSKNKFLRRLYLDGNFLIGKPPAEFFAGGTSVFGSLGYNCLQGCPASSQLCVPSQKPNAMCKHAYGHGDEKPRS